Part of the Candidatus Cloacimonadaceae bacterium genome, CAGCGAATCAATTACAGGCCGGTTGAGATATACATTTACAGCAAAAATGATTATGACAATAACGCTGGTCAATTCCATCAGCATATAACCAAAACGGCGAATTCCGTGTTCAAATTCTGTTTCGGGAGGATGATGGGATAAACTATCGCTAACTTTACCAAATTCTGTTTCCTTGCCTGTGTGTATAACCACTGCTTTGGCATCGCCGCTGATAACATGAGTGCCCATCCACAATGCATTGGAACGCTGCATCAGTGCTGTGTCTTCGGGCAGTATTGCCTCGCTCTTTTCCACCGGAAAGGTTTCTCCGGTTAGTGAAGCTTCATCCACAAAGAGATCCTGAGATTCAAAAATCAAGCAATCACCAGGGATAACATCTCCCGCATCCAGAATTACGATATCTCCCGGAACCACATCTTCCACAGCAATATCAACTTGCTTTCCACCTCGTAAAACACACGCTTCAATCCGAACAAGCGCCAACAGCTTGGCCACTGCATTTGTAGCTCCGCGCTCCTGAAAAAACCCCAATAATCCACTAATCGCAACTATGGACAGGATTATCACCGCATCAGCACGATCGTGGAGCAATATCGAAAGCAAAGAAGCTAAGATGAGTATCAAAATGATCGGACTGGTGAATTGCGTAATGAATAGCCGCAAAGCACTGTGGGATTGCCGCTTTTTTAGGCTATTTAGGGAATTTTGTTTCATCCTAAGATTTGCGCTATCAACAGATAAACCTTCTTTAGATGTGTCGAATTTTAAGAACACAGCCGCCTGTGGCTGACTCCAAAAGGCAAACTTGTTTTCATTCATCTTCATCTCCTATGTTCACAGAAATTTACAATTACAATTCGTCAAGTGTTATATCTGGTTTATTTGTTTGCTCCCAAGCAACAGATGCAAATACGCCCAAACCTGATTCCATTGTCATGACCTGTGAAAAAACGCCTTCCCATTGCTTCATCAGCGCAAGTACCGCAACGCAAAGCATGGACTAACCCTCGTGCGCTTGGAACCGATAAAGGTCACGATGCTCAATCAGACCGAAGGTGTTTCTGCCTGTTTTGATGAAGCGGTCATAGCGATAGTCTTTCTTGAGTAACGCAGAAACAATTGATTCCCGATAAAACTCAACGCCAAACTTCTCAGAGACAAATGTACTAATCTCCGTCACATGCAGTGGCGTCCTCGACTCTAAAAGTAGCTGATAGATATACTCCAGTTGCGACTTACGCTTTTCCCTATCAATGTCTGTTGGCGTAACCTTGCCTTTCATAACCTCGCGGATAGCCCTGAGCTGGTCTTTGAGTTTGATCTCCTCAATCTCTAATAAGGCTTGCTTGATGTCGTTGTCTTTTATGGTAAACTCCTTATAATGCGTTTTTCCCATAATATTCAAGCAGGAATATATATGTCGAGAACTATATTAGATGTCTAAGTAAAATGTCCAAACTCCAAGGGTGGGTACGTGGGCGTGGGTTTAAACCCACGTCTGGAGTTTGTAGTGCGGTGCTAAAAATAAATGTCTTGACGAATGAGCCCCGTCCAAATCTTTGGGGCGGTATGTTTAAAAACGATAAAAAATATTATAATATGGGAGCGTAAGCCAATGAAAAAGTTTTCCTGGCGCGGTTTAGTCATAATCGCCTTCATGCTGGTCACAGTATTTTTCCTGGCTCCTTTGATGATCAAAAACCTGCCGGCTTGGTGGGCGTCCAGAAAGCTAAATCTCGGGCTTGATCTAAAAGGCGGCATGCAGATACTTCTTGAAGTGGACACATCGGAACTGACAGCGGGCGAGATCGACGGTGCTGTGAAAAACAACATCGAGATCATTCGCAATCGTATCGATCAATTCGGCGTTGCCGAACCATCAATCCAGAAATTGGGTGAAAAACGGATCATGGTCCAATTGCCCGGTGTGAAGGATCACCTCGCCGCGGAGAATCTCGTGCAAAAGACCGCCATGCTCGAATTTAAGCTGGTGGCGCCAAATGAGGAAGCGGAACGCGTGGTCGCCCAGATCGATCAAAATATCTCCATGAATCTTCAATCCTTTCCCAAATTGGCAGAACTGGATAGAAAAGACAGAGCCTTGGCAGACAGTCTGAAGGTCGCATCCGACACCCTCGGCACCAAAGACGGAATCTTCAAAAGCTTTATCAGTCGCGGCGAAGTGGATTATCTGGTGCAGGTGGAAAACGTGCGCCTGATGCAAAGCTTGATCGCAGACAGCCTTTTTGCAAGAGTGGTTCCGATGGGCTACCAGGTTTCCCTTGGCAAAGCCGATCTGGAAGCGGTCAAAGCGGATCGCAGCCTTTATATCCTCAAATCCGCGGTCGAAATGTCCGGAACGGATATCTCTCGTGCAAGAGTGGATTTTGGCTCCGCCACCTCCACCGATCCCAGAACTGCAAACAAGCCCTACGTGTCCCTGGAAATGAAACGCGAGGGCGCGAGAAAGTTTGAACGCGTCACCAACGACAACGTTGGCAAGCGCCTCGCCATCGTCCTGGACGACGTCGTCTATTCCGCTCCGAACATCCAGGAACGTATTGCCGGCGGCAGAGCGCAGATCACAGGCAGATTCACAACCTCCGAAGCCAACGAACTGGCAATCCTGCTCAACAGCAAAAACCTGGATGCCCCCATCCGTCCAATCAGCACCACTATCATCGGCGCTACCTTGGGAACGGACAGCATCCGCAGCGGAACCAAAGCCGGTATCATCGGACTCATTGCCGTGATACTCTTTATGATAGTCTATTACAAGGTTGCCGGATTGATCGCAGATTTCGTGCTCGTCTTCAACATCGGTTTCATTCTCTCGGTTTTGACCATGTTTGGCGCCACGCTCACGCTTCCCGGTATCGCCGGTATCATCCTCACCATAGGCATGGCGGTGGATGCAAACGTGTTGGTGTTTGAACGCATCCGCGAAGAACTCGATGCGGGCAAAACGCCGCGCAGTGCAGTTGACGCAGGTTACAAACGCGCCATCATCACTATTTGGGATGCAAATATCACCACCCTGATCGCTGCTGCGGTGCTATATAATTTTGGCTCCGGTCCCATCCGGGGATTTGCCATTACCCTCGCGATCGGCATCATCGGTTCCATGTTCTGCGCCCTCATCTTTGTGCGCACTATTCTGGACAACTTTGTCCTCGTCGGCAACAAAAAGAATCTGAGCATTTGAGGAGATTATCATGAGACTGTTTAGAAATACAAACATTCCCTTCGTCAGAGTTCGCTACGTTGCCTATGTCATTTCCGCCATACTGATCCTGGCGGGCATCTTTGCATTCATCACCAAAGGCTTGAACTGGAGCATAGATTTCACCAGCGGCGTGGCGGCAAAAGTCAGCCTCAAAGCCTTGGATGAAACCATCCCCAAGGTTCGAATCGCGGAACTTCGTTCCGTTCTCAAAAACAATGGGTTCCCCGAAGCGGAAATCCAACATATCGGCGAGCCGGATAATTCATCCTTCATGATCAAGATCAAAAGCAAAACCGATGAAGCGGATGTCTCCAGCGAAACCAAAAACCGCATCCTCGAGATTTTGACCCAAAACTTCTCAAAATATGTCGAGGGCAGAAACCTCAGCACGGAAGTGATCGAAGAAATCTATGTAGTCGGACCCAAGGTCGGAGCCGAACTCCGCACCCAGGCTATGTTGGCGGTGATCATCTCCCTCGTGCTGATGATCATCTATATCTGGTTCCGCTTTGAGCTCACCTTTGGAGTGATGGCGATCGTCGCCCTCTTTCACGACGTGATGATCATCGTCGGCATCTTTGCCCTCACCGGCAAGGAGATCACCATCCAGATCATTGCCGCGCTGCTCACGATTGTCGGGTATTCGATCAACGATACCATCGTGATCTTTGACCGCATCCGTGAAGATCTCAAAGTACATCGCAAAGACCCGATCCCAGTGATCTTCAACCGGTCAATCAACCAGACCCTCGGCAGAACCACGATCACCGCGGGCACGACTTTGATGACCGCGCTGGCGCTGTTCTTCTTCGGCGGCACCGTGCTGCACGATTTTGCCTTTGCCATGTGCCTGGGTATTTTCTTCGGAACTTACTCCTCCATCTTCGTGGCGAGCAACCT contains:
- the secF gene encoding protein translocase subunit SecF, whose translation is MRLFRNTNIPFVRVRYVAYVISAILILAGIFAFITKGLNWSIDFTSGVAAKVSLKALDETIPKVRIAELRSVLKNNGFPEAEIQHIGEPDNSSFMIKIKSKTDEADVSSETKNRILEILTQNFSKYVEGRNLSTEVIEEIYVVGPKVGAELRTQAMLAVIISLVLMIIYIWFRFELTFGVMAIVALFHDVMIIVGIFALTGKEITIQIIAALLTIVGYSINDTIVIFDRIREDLKVHRKDPIPVIFNRSINQTLGRTTITAGTTLMTALALFFFGGTVLHDFAFAMCLGIFFGTYSSIFVASNLVLDAYAVTHKEKQAIQHLTKKK
- the secD gene encoding protein translocase subunit SecD, with amino-acid sequence MKKFSWRGLVIIAFMLVTVFFLAPLMIKNLPAWWASRKLNLGLDLKGGMQILLEVDTSELTAGEIDGAVKNNIEIIRNRIDQFGVAEPSIQKLGEKRIMVQLPGVKDHLAAENLVQKTAMLEFKLVAPNEEAERVVAQIDQNISMNLQSFPKLAELDRKDRALADSLKVASDTLGTKDGIFKSFISRGEVDYLVQVENVRLMQSLIADSLFARVVPMGYQVSLGKADLEAVKADRSLYILKSAVEMSGTDISRARVDFGSATSTDPRTANKPYVSLEMKREGARKFERVTNDNVGKRLAIVLDDVVYSAPNIQERIAGGRAQITGRFTTSEANELAILLNSKNLDAPIRPISTTIIGATLGTDSIRSGTKAGIIGLIAVILFMIVYYKVAGLIADFVLVFNIGFILSVLTMFGATLTLPGIAGIILTIGMAVDANVLVFERIREELDAGKTPRSAVDAGYKRAIITIWDANITTLIAAAVLYNFGSGPIRGFAITLAIGIIGSMFCALIFVRTILDNFVLVGNKKNLSI